The Undibacterium cyanobacteriorum genomic sequence CTTGGTGTTGTACGCAGCACTGGCAGGCTCGCAAGATGTCCGGATGCGTGAGGCGGCTTTGCTGCGAGCTTTAGGCGCTACTAAAAACCAGTTATCGCGAGCGCAGTGGGTGGAATTTGTTTTGGTTGGTAGCTTGGCTGGTTTTTTTGCAGCGACCGGCGCGAGCTGTATTGGTTGGGTGTTGGCGAAATTCGCCTTCAAGTTTGCTTGGACCTTTGCGCCCACAGTCTGGCTTGCGGGGATTGTCGTTGGTGCACTGTGTGCGATGTTAGGAGGCTGGTTGGGCCTACGGAATGTGTTGAATCAGCCGCCTTTGTTGAGTTTACGCAATGCATAGAGTAGTAACGATCTTGTGATCGTATAAGTGAAAAATAAAATGGAACACGAAGAACAAAAATCAAATTTGTATGAATTGATCGGTGGTGCCGAGAAGTTGCGTGAACTGGTGGACCGCTTCTATGACCTGATGCAATTGGAGCCTGAATTCGCCGGGATCAATGCCATGCATCCGCAACCGAATGATAGTTCACGCGATAAATTGTTTTGGTTCTTATCGGGATGGATGGGTGGTCCCAATCTTTACATCGAACAGTTTGGGCATCCGCGGCTGCGAGCACGTCATTTGCCTTATCCGATCGGCGTATCCGAGCGCGATCAGTGGCTGCGCTGTATGGCATGGGCGATGCAAGATGTTGGCATCTCACAGGAGCTGCAGGAGCATTTGATGCAGTCGTTTCTGCAAACCGCAGACTGGATGCGCAATCGGGCAGGCTAATCGATTTTGTCGATGCGTCTTATGATAAAGAGCGGCGCATCGAACGAGGTGCTTCTTGCGCAGTGAAAATGCTAGTGCGCAGCATGGACGAAAGAACTTCAAAAACTTTGTGAATGAGGGCATATGTCTGTTTTCGAAGTAGTGGCCTTAAGTGCCCTCGGATTAATTTTCATCTTGCAGATCGTGATTTTGCTAAGGAAGCGCATTGATTCCAATGCCGAGCTTCA encodes the following:
- a CDS encoding group II truncated hemoglobin, with translation MEHEEQKSNLYELIGGAEKLRELVDRFYDLMQLEPEFAGINAMHPQPNDSSRDKLFWFLSGWMGGPNLYIEQFGHPRLRARHLPYPIGVSERDQWLRCMAWAMQDVGISQELQEHLMQSFLQTADWMRNRAG